Proteins encoded within one genomic window of Spiroplasma sabaudiense Ar-1343:
- the ychF gene encoding redox-regulated ATPase YchF yields MSLKVGIVGLPNVGKSTLFNAITNSKVEAANYPFATIQPNFGIVGVPDQRLEKMAQIMNSKKIVPTTIEFVDIAGLIAGASKGEGLGNAFLANIRETDLICEVVRCFDDKNITHVEGNVDPIRDIEIINLELILADEATVKKRLERIEGKAKSSKDKDMLAEVDVLIRLKECLSEGKLLNTLELNDDDSKILKSFQLLTTKKFVYVANVSEGEIKTDNDYVKKVRDFAQANNAEVVKICAQVEEELSELESEEKLAFLNDLGVEQSGLDTLIKVAYLTLDLQTFFTVGPQEAHAWQFPKGATAPQAAGIIHTDFEKGFIKADVYNCEDLINLGSEQNVKNAGKMRLEGKTYILNDGDVCFFKFNN; encoded by the coding sequence ATGAGTTTAAAAGTTGGAATTGTTGGTTTACCAAATGTTGGGAAGTCAACCCTTTTTAATGCTATAACTAATTCAAAAGTTGAAGCTGCCAATTATCCATTCGCAACAATTCAGCCTAACTTTGGAATCGTTGGTGTTCCAGATCAACGTTTAGAAAAAATGGCTCAAATAATGAATAGTAAAAAAATTGTGCCAACCACAATTGAATTTGTTGACATTGCAGGTTTAATTGCTGGAGCAAGCAAAGGCGAAGGTTTAGGTAACGCTTTTTTGGCAAATATTCGTGAAACCGATTTAATTTGCGAAGTTGTAAGATGTTTTGATGATAAAAACATAACTCATGTTGAAGGTAACGTAGATCCGATTCGAGATATCGAAATAATCAACCTGGAACTTATATTAGCTGACGAGGCAACTGTCAAAAAACGTTTAGAAAGAATTGAAGGAAAAGCCAAAAGCAGTAAAGATAAAGATATGCTAGCAGAAGTTGACGTTTTAATTCGACTAAAAGAATGTTTAAGTGAAGGAAAACTGCTAAACACTTTGGAACTAAATGATGATGACTCAAAAATATTAAAATCATTTCAGCTTCTTACAACTAAAAAATTTGTTTATGTTGCCAATGTAAGCGAAGGTGAAATCAAAACTGATAATGATTATGTGAAAAAAGTTAGAGATTTTGCACAAGCTAATAACGCAGAGGTTGTTAAAATTTGTGCCCAAGTAGAAGAAGAATTATCAGAACTTGAAAGTGAAGAAAAATTAGCATTTCTCAATGATTTGGGAGTTGAGCAATCTGGACTTGATACCCTAATTAAAGTTGCTTATTTAACTCTTGATTTACAAACTTTCTTTACTGTTGGGCCCCAAGAAGCCCATGCGTGGCAATTTCCAAAGGGTGCCACAGCTCCACAAGCCGCTGGAATAATTCACACTGATTTTGAAAAGGGTTTTATTAAAGCTGACGTTTATAATTGTGAAGATTTAATAAATTTAGGATCTGAACAAAATGTTAAAAATGCTGGTAAAATGCGTTTAGAAGGAAAAACTTATATCTTAAATGATGGTGATGTATGTTTCTTTAAATTTAATAATTAA
- a CDS encoding DUF951 domain-containing protein, with amino-acid sequence MKINISDIVTLKKPHPSKTEKWEVIRVGVIYKLKSLSVENLIIELKPKILEKSIKTIESRE; translated from the coding sequence ATGAAAATTAATATTTCTGATATTGTTACACTAAAAAAACCGCATCCAAGCAAAACTGAAAAATGAGAAGTGATTCGTGTTGGGGTAATTTATAAATTAAAAAGTCTTTCTGTTGAAAATTTAATAATAGAACTAAAACCTAAAATTTTAGAGAAAAGTATAAAAACAATAGAGAGTAGGGAATAG
- a CDS encoding ParB/RepB/Spo0J family partition protein, with translation MANKKYKFKGLDEIFGESVSDLVSNIEGEKTKDFPKTKVLLDSLRVNPFQPRRIFNDSEINELADSIKIHGIIQPIIVRKLNDDFEIIAGERRSRAAKIAGLVEVPVVILDIDDKQMQEFAIIENIQRVDLLDIEEAIAYKKLSEDLGLKQEEIASRVGKSRSHIANMMRLLNLPQYVQDALMANGITMGQAKPLLAILSQEEKLKNIFEEILAKNLTAREVEALVKRTTGSLLENQTKKPKNVHLEFVERNAMRKLGTKVTVADNKIIIRYEGDKDLNRVLEILGLNNEN, from the coding sequence ATGGCAAATAAAAAATACAAATTTAAAGGTCTTGATGAGATTTTTGGAGAAAGTGTCAGCGATTTAGTAAGCAACATTGAAGGGGAAAAAACAAAAGATTTTCCCAAAACAAAAGTTTTATTAGATAGTTTGCGAGTAAATCCCTTTCAACCTCGCCGAATTTTTAATGATTCTGAAATCAACGAATTAGCTGACTCTATTAAAATCCACGGAATAATTCAGCCAATTATTGTTCGAAAATTAAATGATGATTTTGAAATAATTGCTGGTGAAAGACGAAGTCGTGCTGCCAAAATTGCTGGATTAGTAGAGGTTCCGGTTGTAATTTTAGACATTGACGATAAACAAATGCAAGAGTTTGCAATTATCGAAAATATTCAAAGAGTCGATCTTTTAGATATCGAAGAGGCAATTGCCTATAAAAAATTATCAGAGGACTTAGGTTTAAAACAAGAAGAAATTGCATCAAGAGTTGGAAAATCACGAAGTCATATTGCAAATATGATGAGATTGTTAAATCTTCCACAATATGTTCAAGATGCCTTAATGGCAAATGGAATCACAATGGGTCAGGCAAAACCGCTGCTGGCGATTCTAAGTCAAGAAGAAAAATTAAAAAATATTTTTGAAGAAATTTTGGCAAAAAATTTAACAGCTCGCGAGGTTGAAGCGCTTGTTAAAAGAACAACAGGTTCACTACTTGAAAATCAAACTAAAAAACCTAAAAACGTTCATTTGGAATTTGTTGAGCGTAATGCAATGCGAAAACTTGGAACTAAAGTCACTGTTGCAGACAATAAAATAATTATTCGCTATGAAGGTGATAAAGACTTAAATCGAGTTTTAGAAATTTTGGGGTTGAACAATGAAAATTAA
- a CDS encoding ParA family protein gives MGKIISVANQKGGVGKTTTSISLACGLALNSKKVLLVDLDPQFNASTGIGIDIDNATKSMYNVLIGQEVLADIIIKNVKPGVDLAPSSIDLAAADLYLLEQKENNQNILKKQLETVKNNYDFIIIDCPPSLGLINRNGLTSSDSVLIPIQAEHYAMHGVAQLLRTIKKVKETLNPRLTIEGVLVTMFDSRTRLAHDILEEVRKTFDTKVYSSYIPRNIRISESSLEGKSIFEHDPKGPGAIAYGDFVREVIEQNGK, from the coding sequence ATGGGAAAAATTATTTCAGTTGCAAATCAAAAAGGTGGGGTTGGAAAAACTACAACCTCAATCAGTCTTGCATGTGGCTTAGCCTTAAATTCAAAAAAGGTATTATTAGTTGACTTGGATCCTCAATTTAACGCCTCAACAGGAATCGGAATTGATATTGATAATGCAACTAAAAGTATGTACAATGTTTTAATTGGACAAGAAGTATTAGCAGATATTATTATTAAAAATGTCAAACCTGGTGTTGATTTGGCACCAAGCTCAATTGATTTAGCAGCAGCAGATCTTTACCTGTTGGAACAAAAAGAAAATAATCAAAATATTTTAAAAAAACAATTAGAAACTGTTAAAAATAATTATGATTTTATTATAATAGATTGTCCTCCGAGTTTGGGGCTAATCAATCGTAATGGTCTAACAAGTAGTGATTCGGTTTTGATTCCAATTCAAGCTGAACACTACGCAATGCACGGTGTTGCGCAGTTATTACGCACAATAAAAAAAGTTAAGGAAACTTTAAATCCTAGACTAACGATTGAGGGAGTTTTAGTAACAATGTTTGATTCAAGAACAAGGTTGGCCCACGATATATTAGAGGAGGTTCGTAAAACTTTTGATACCAAGGTTTATAGTTCGTATATTCCAAGAAATATAAGAATTTCAGAATCGTCTTTAGAAGGAAAATCAATATTTGAACATGACCCTAAAGGACCAGGGGCTATTGCATACGGTGACTTTGTTAGAGAGGTAATTGAACAAAATGGCAAATAA
- the rsmG gene encoding 16S rRNA (guanine(527)-N(7))-methyltransferase RsmG, which yields MKKFENWEIFEDIATIKITKTIKEQLEIYFEFLNSENEKYNLTTITNLDEVYRKHFFDSLTFCSKLELNNQKLCDLGTGAGFPGVVIKIFFPDVEVHLVESNNKKISFLNQLISKLNLKEIYTHSQRAEIFAISKKEQFDIVISRAVSELNILLELGAQLLKINGYFVCLKGPKIDWELQNLNNQNYKLGLELRDRQNLDDKIIGVRVNLFYQKLRKTPEIYPRQYAQIKKKPLGK from the coding sequence ATGAAAAAATTTGAAAACTGAGAAATATTTGAAGATATCGCGACAATCAAAATAACCAAAACTATTAAAGAACAGTTAGAAATTTATTTTGAATTTTTAAATTCAGAAAATGAAAAATACAATTTAACAACAATCACAAATTTAGATGAAGTTTATCGAAAGCATTTTTTTGACTCTTTGACATTTTGTTCAAAATTAGAACTTAACAATCAAAAATTGTGTGACTTAGGAACTGGAGCTGGTTTTCCAGGGGTTGTTATTAAAATTTTCTTTCCAGACGTGGAAGTGCATTTAGTTGAGAGTAATAATAAAAAAATCAGCTTTTTAAATCAGCTTATTTCAAAGCTAAATCTCAAAGAAATTTACACTCACTCACAAAGAGCAGAAATTTTTGCAATTTCTAAAAAAGAGCAATTTGATATTGTAATTTCAAGAGCTGTTAGTGAATTGAACATCTTGCTTGAGTTAGGAGCGCAGTTATTAAAAATAAATGGCTATTTTGTTTGTTTAAAAGGGCCAAAAATTGATTGAGAATTGCAAAATTTGAATAATCAAAATTATAAATTAGGTTTGGAACTAAGAGATCGTCAAAATTTAGACGATAAAATCATTGGTGTTCGAGTAAACTTATTTTATCAAAAACTTAGAAAAACCCCCGAAATTTATCCTCGACAATATGCCCAAATTAAAAAGAAACCATTAGGAAAATAA
- a CDS encoding APC family permease, with translation MSNLTQQQKSNKVKNKIFEFMTLFSLVFGLMVGSGIYLKNRLEPGGVLGEAGGNPYIAIIMWLVIGIVSTLMILVFVEAASATKKQGHSTIQTWGSIFLGRRVGSFYAIFFIMFYVPILTGIGGLFAVKTIFDAADSLWGSDWTTTQVKLISQAVISITIIIGFILLNLFSTKPGHLIQTIFTFFKFVPLTVVLVGGFIVNFSGGTNAFENSSGDWKIQYMFLTMAPILFSFDGFIFAAALQKDVEHKEVVAPGLFFGVLGVSLFYVLISVAIFFGSSDGNVFTLFDNLFEKAPGWSFFFKSVVACTVMTIVNGYSIVGPKGVQASVEDKLLYSKKSSHISHKRAALIQGVTTVTIVIILMISSILINNDLITTIDFISNTVTVIAFTIYLTIMVGVLINRKTNKVKVEKIKGVFWYALFPLAFLSFSMAYIYYDLFSKFSSPETMFYPIFFITSVIFMLILWMINEKLMAKKKG, from the coding sequence ATGTCAAATCTAACTCAACAGCAAAAATCTAATAAGGTTAAAAATAAAATTTTTGAGTTTATGACCTTATTTAGTTTAGTTTTTGGGCTAATGGTTGGCTCGGGGATTTATTTAAAGAACCGTCTTGAACCTGGTGGGGTCTTGGGAGAAGCTGGAGGCAATCCTTATATCGCAATTATTATGTGATTGGTGATAGGAATAGTTTCAACTTTAATGATTTTGGTTTTCGTTGAAGCGGCCTCGGCAACAAAAAAACAAGGACATTCAACAATTCAAACATGAGGTTCAATTTTTTTGGGTCGTCGTGTTGGTTCCTTTTATGCCATTTTTTTTATAATGTTTTATGTGCCAATCCTAACAGGAATTGGTGGACTCTTTGCCGTTAAAACAATTTTTGATGCTGCAGACAGTTTGTGAGGCAGTGATTGGACCACAACTCAGGTAAAACTAATTTCCCAAGCGGTGATTTCAATAACAATAATAATTGGATTTATTTTATTAAACTTGTTTTCCACAAAACCCGGTCATTTAATTCAAACAATATTCACATTTTTTAAATTTGTCCCGCTGACAGTTGTATTGGTTGGGGGATTTATTGTTAATTTTTCTGGGGGTACGAATGCTTTTGAAAATAGTAGTGGAGATTGAAAAATCCAATATATGTTCTTAACAATGGCACCAATTTTATTTTCTTTTGATGGATTTATTTTTGCCGCAGCTCTTCAAAAAGATGTTGAACACAAGGAAGTTGTTGCTCCGGGATTATTTTTTGGTGTACTTGGGGTTTCATTATTTTATGTTTTAATTTCAGTTGCAATCTTTTTTGGTAGTTCTGATGGTAATGTCTTTACTTTGTTTGATAACCTTTTTGAAAAAGCTCCGGGATGATCATTTTTCTTTAAGAGTGTTGTCGCTTGTACTGTTATGACAATTGTTAATGGTTATAGTATTGTTGGTCCAAAAGGTGTTCAAGCCAGTGTTGAAGATAAACTATTGTATAGCAAAAAATCTAGTCATATTTCACACAAAAGAGCAGCTTTAATTCAAGGAGTTACAACAGTAACGATAGTCATTATTTTGATGATATCCTCAATTTTAATAAACAATGATTTAATAACAACAATTGATTTTATATCAAATACTGTTACGGTAATCGCATTTACAATTTATTTAACGATAATGGTTGGAGTTTTAATAAATCGCAAAACCAATAAAGTCAAAGTTGAAAAAATAAAGGGAGTCTTTTGGTACGCTCTTTTCCCGTTAGCATTTTTGAGCTTTTCAATGGCCTATATTTATTACGATTTATTTAGTAAATTTTCAAGTCCTGAAACAATGTTCTATCCAATATTTTTTATTACTTCAGTTATTTTTATGCTAATTTTATGAATGATTAACGAAAAGTTAATGGCTAAAAAGAAAGGCTAA
- the mnmG gene encoding tRNA uridine-5-carboxymethylaminomethyl(34) synthesis enzyme MnmG codes for MEKNKFDVIVIGAGHAGVEASLACARLGKNTALFNLYDNKIAAMPCNPSIGGPAKGIVVREIDALGGEMGKAADATALQMKLLNSSRGPGVWALRAQSDKIEYSKYMEKTIKSQKNLTLVAKVVKEFIVNNNEVLGVILEDGTKISSQAVILTTGTYLGSEILRGQENYKSGPNDELTTTGISKALKKMGINLLRFKTGTPPRVIKSSINLEKLAIEPGTDLPLAFSSSTTDFKPIQKQEVCYLIHSTQKTKKIIEDNLALSAMYSGEVRGVGPRYCPSFEDKVVRFSDKIEHQIFLEPESISLDTFYVQGFSTSMPIEIQEKMLKSLPGFEKVVVDKWAYAIEYDCIDPMQLNLSLELKKIKNLFTAGQINGTSGYEEAAGQGLIAGINAVRKINQLPPLILGRDEAYIGVMIDDLVNKGTIEPYRLLTSRAERRLLLRNDNAETRLCKYGYEIGLINEKDWQKFLDNQFQIKQATKALKETRFSPKSQLADELKNESQANLTNGQSGYEILKQPNVKIETLVKYIKELENLTLNQLQSIVINCRFEGYVKKEQEVAERLKKLNKKMIPDDINYELVENLAIEAKQKLTKVRPTSIGQASRISGVNPADIQMLLFYLKKHYALKK; via the coding sequence ATGGAAAAAAACAAATTTGACGTCATTGTAATTGGTGCTGGCCATGCTGGAGTTGAAGCTTCATTGGCTTGCGCGCGATTAGGCAAAAACACTGCTCTTTTTAATTTGTACGATAATAAAATTGCAGCAATGCCTTGTAATCCATCAATTGGTGGTCCAGCGAAAGGTATAGTTGTAAGAGAAATTGATGCACTTGGTGGAGAAATGGGAAAAGCCGCTGATGCAACTGCTTTGCAAATGAAACTATTAAATTCTAGTCGCGGACCAGGAGTTTGAGCTCTAAGAGCCCAATCAGATAAAATCGAATACTCTAAATACATGGAAAAAACTATTAAATCCCAAAAAAACCTAACTCTTGTCGCTAAAGTTGTTAAGGAATTTATTGTGAATAATAATGAAGTTTTGGGAGTAATCTTAGAAGATGGAACAAAAATTAGTAGTCAAGCCGTTATTTTAACCACAGGAACTTATTTAGGGAGCGAAATTTTACGTGGGCAAGAAAATTATAAATCTGGACCTAATGATGAATTGACCACAACTGGAATCAGTAAAGCTTTAAAAAAAATGGGGATTAATTTGCTGCGTTTTAAAACCGGTACCCCTCCAAGAGTAATAAAAAGTTCAATTAATTTAGAAAAACTAGCTATTGAGCCAGGAACAGATTTACCATTGGCTTTCAGCAGTAGTACTACAGACTTCAAACCAATACAAAAACAAGAGGTTTGTTACCTTATTCACTCAACTCAGAAAACTAAAAAAATTATTGAAGATAACCTTGCCTTATCTGCGATGTACTCAGGAGAGGTTCGAGGAGTCGGCCCAAGATATTGCCCCAGTTTTGAAGATAAAGTTGTTCGCTTTTCAGATAAAATCGAACATCAAATTTTTTTAGAACCAGAATCAATTTCCCTAGATACTTTTTATGTTCAAGGATTTTCAACTTCAATGCCAATTGAGATTCAAGAAAAAATGTTGAAAAGTCTTCCAGGATTTGAAAAAGTAGTTGTTGATAAATGAGCTTATGCAATTGAATATGATTGTATTGACCCAATGCAATTAAATTTGAGTCTTGAACTAAAAAAAATCAAAAATCTTTTTACTGCGGGTCAGATTAATGGAACAAGTGGCTATGAAGAAGCCGCCGGCCAAGGTTTAATTGCAGGAATTAATGCTGTAAGAAAAATAAATCAACTTCCACCGCTGATATTGGGTCGTGATGAAGCCTATATTGGGGTGATGATCGATGATTTAGTCAATAAGGGAACAATTGAACCATACCGACTATTAACTAGTCGTGCGGAACGTCGACTGCTTTTAAGAAACGATAATGCCGAAACTAGACTCTGCAAATATGGTTATGAAATTGGTTTAATTAATGAGAAGGATTGACAAAAATTTCTTGATAATCAATTCCAAATCAAGCAAGCAACGAAAGCATTAAAAGAAACAAGGTTCAGCCCCAAGTCACAACTAGCGGATGAATTGAAGAATGAAAGTCAGGCAAATTTAACAAATGGTCAAAGTGGTTATGAAATTTTAAAACAACCAAATGTAAAAATTGAAACTTTGGTAAAATATATTAAAGAGTTAGAAAATCTAACCTTAAACCAGTTACAAAGTATTGTCATCAATTGTCGTTTTGAAGGTTATGTAAAAAAAGAGCAAGAAGTTGCTGAAAGATTAAAAAAACTTAATAAAAAAATGATACCAGATGATATCAACTACGAATTAGTTGAAAATTTAGCAATAGAGGCAAAGCAAAAGTTAACAAAAGTTCGACCAACATCGATTGGTCAAGCTTCAAGAATATCTGGGGTTAACCCAGCAGATATTCAAATGCTGTTATTTTATTTAAAAAAACACTATGCATTAAAAAAATAG
- the metG gene encoding methionine--tRNA ligase — MKKTFYVTTPIYYASGDLHIGHTYTTVLADIMNRYKKLMGYETFFLTGSDEHGQKIATKALAENLSPKNYVDKIVEKFKNLWNLLDVDYDKFIRTTDDYHKKAVQEIFSKLVEKDLIYKGSYKGLYCVSCEEFLTSEQINEEGLCKVSQTKPEILAEETYFLRVSQFSDFLTKLFDTNFLTPESRKNEMLKNFIEPGLEDLSVTRISLEWGIPTNEDPKHVIYVWIDALSNYITALGYGQSENSLLKKFWNSKTEIVQYVGKEITRFHSIYWPVILEGLGLPMPTKLISHGWILAKDTKMSKSLGNVIDPIAVINGFSSDALRFYIAKELPTERDGNFTEELFIESYNTNLANNIGNLISRTNNMIVKYFDGNILEEIDLANHQITNLKNQMIANYIKEMNDYQIHKAVDIVMRFSQELNKFIEDEKPWALEKSGDTKNLAVVLKVLQESIAVIIHLLSPILTKSYSLMLNQIGYNKPLLNIYELESGKLVFEKINDRKIIFERIN; from the coding sequence ATGAAAAAGACTTTTTATGTAACAACCCCAATTTATTACGCAAGTGGGGATTTACATATTGGCCACACCTACACCACGGTGTTAGCTGATATTATGAATCGCTATAAAAAACTTATGGGTTATGAAACTTTCTTTTTAACAGGATCAGATGAACATGGTCAAAAAATTGCAACAAAAGCATTGGCTGAAAATCTTTCTCCAAAAAATTATGTAGACAAGATTGTTGAAAAGTTTAAAAACTTATGAAATCTTCTTGATGTTGACTATGATAAGTTTATTAGAACAACAGATGATTACCACAAAAAGGCGGTCCAAGAAATTTTTTCAAAACTTGTTGAAAAAGATTTAATTTACAAGGGAAGTTACAAGGGCCTTTATTGTGTAAGTTGTGAAGAATTTTTAACCTCTGAGCAAATCAACGAAGAAGGTTTGTGTAAAGTTTCGCAAACCAAACCAGAAATTTTAGCTGAAGAAACTTATTTTTTAAGGGTTTCTCAATTTTCTGATTTTTTAACTAAGTTATTTGACACTAATTTTTTAACCCCAGAGTCTAGAAAAAATGAAATGCTAAAAAATTTTATTGAGCCAGGTCTTGAAGATCTTTCTGTTACAAGAATTTCTTTGGAGTGAGGAATTCCAACAAACGAAGACCCAAAACATGTAATTTATGTTTGAATTGATGCTTTATCCAATTATATAACTGCTTTGGGCTATGGGCAAAGCGAAAATAGTTTACTAAAAAAATTTTGAAATTCAAAAACAGAAATTGTTCAATATGTGGGAAAAGAAATAACTAGATTTCACTCGATTTATTGACCAGTAATTTTAGAAGGATTAGGTTTGCCAATGCCCACAAAGCTAATTTCTCATGGATGAATTTTGGCAAAAGATACAAAAATGTCAAAATCTTTGGGAAATGTTATTGATCCAATTGCTGTTATTAATGGTTTTTCAAGTGATGCACTTAGGTTTTATATTGCAAAAGAATTACCAACTGAACGCGATGGTAATTTCACAGAAGAATTGTTTATTGAATCTTATAATACTAACTTGGCAAACAACATTGGCAATCTAATTTCTAGAACTAACAACATGATTGTAAAATATTTTGATGGAAATATTTTAGAAGAAATCGACTTAGCAAATCATCAAATTACAAATTTGAAAAATCAAATGATTGCAAATTATATTAAAGAAATGAATGATTATCAAATTCACAAAGCCGTTGATATTGTTATGAGGTTTTCTCAAGAATTGAACAAGTTCATTGAAGATGAAAAACCATGAGCACTTGAAAAATCAGGAGACACCAAAAATCTAGCAGTAGTTTTAAAAGTGTTGCAAGAAAGCATTGCAGTGATCATTCACTTGCTATCACCAATTCTTACTAAAAGTTACTCATTAATGTTAAATCAAATTGGTTACAATAAGCCTCTGCTAAATATTTATGAATTAGAAAGTGGCAAATTGGTTTTTGAAAAAATTAACGACCGAAAAATAATTTTTGAAAGAATCAATTAA
- a CDS encoding phosphoribosyltransferase, producing the protein MEEVTKLLTVITEEEIKSAIISEARNLSKIYEGQSLVIVAKLSGVFIFVSDLIRQLKVDVGVQFVATQSQEVGNEIKSSAAKFDIGISSSLKGKNVLIVEDILDFGTTLQSLYESIEKEKPKEIRVLTLLDKFRTKRSFKFNYKALFNVESDYFVGYGLAHNDSYRGLRDIYKFTKVNIEE; encoded by the coding sequence ATGGAAGAAGTAACTAAATTATTAACGGTTATTACCGAAGAAGAAATAAAAAGTGCAATTATTAGTGAAGCTAGAAATTTATCAAAAATCTATGAGGGCCAATCGCTTGTAATTGTGGCAAAACTTTCAGGGGTTTTCATTTTTGTATCAGATTTAATTCGTCAATTAAAAGTTGATGTTGGAGTTCAATTTGTTGCAACACAAAGTCAAGAAGTTGGAAACGAAATTAAAAGTTCCGCCGCTAAATTTGATATTGGAATATCAAGTAGTTTAAAAGGTAAAAATGTTTTAATTGTTGAAGACATTTTAGATTTTGGTACCACTTTACAATCTTTATATGAATCAATTGAAAAAGAAAAGCCAAAAGAAATTCGAGTCCTAACATTGTTGGATAAATTCAGAACTAAAAGAAGTTTCAAATTTAATTACAAAGCTTTATTTAATGTGGAAAGTGATTACTTTGTAGGGTATGGCTTAGCCCACAATGATAGCTACCGTGGTTTGAGAGATATTTACAAATTTACAAAAGTAAATATAGAGGAATAG